The nucleotide window CATTTCAGAGCGCTTGTTTGCCATTTTATTCTCCAAAGACAGAAAACGCCCTCTCGCTGCAAAAGGGCATTTTAGCAAATTCATCTGCTGAAGTTCTCTCATTATACATCAATCTTCCGTCCTGATCAATTTAAGTTTGTGGTACAAAGGCCCGTTACTCTTTTAATTCCGGACTCTCTCGTTAAGAAAAGACAGGTTAAGAAGACTTAACCTGCCTTGTTTGGTTTAGCCTTTGGAGACGTTTGCAGCGGCGGGACCCTTGGGTCCGTTTACGAGATCAAAACTTACCGCGTCACCTTCAGTAAGCGATTTAAAACCGCTCCCCTGAACGGAAGTATGGTGCACAAAGACATCTGTACCGTCATCCTTCGTAATAAAACCAAAACCCTTTGAATCATTAAACCACTTTACTGTACCTTCTGCCATTCTTGTTCTCCTTTGTATGTCGGGTTTTTCCGTGAACTCATTTACAGTAATGAGTAAAGACGTTCCCTTTGAGTTTCAGTTAAGTGAAGACTACCCAGTATATGCTGCTTTATGTGATCCTTCATTCTTTCCTCGGTATCTACCTCCGGGTTTGAACTTACCGTTCTCAGTATACTGTCGGTAGCAGGGATAGTGTTGGCTCTTAGCCTTACATGCACATCATCGCTCTGGGCAAGCGCTTGTTTAATCGTTTCTCGAACTGACTCGCATATGCCAACTTGTATTAAATAGCTAAGTGCGATCATCGAATGTCTCCTGGTTCCTACTCATTTGCGTGTCCATTGGGCAATGCTTCCCTCACTGCTTCTCCCATTTCCGGCGATCCCAGCGGTTTGGGAAGGGCTTGAGGAAGCCCGGCGGTCTTTATGGTTTCCTCCAAGGACCGATCAGTGTATCCCGAATAAAACATGGCCGGACAACCTCTCCGTATGGGCCTTACGCGCACGGCGAGGTCTATTCCCGACAGGTCTGGCATCACGGGTTCAATAATGATAAGGTCAAACTTGCCGGGGTCATCGGAAAAGGTCTTCAGCGCCGCGAAGCTCTTCGCTTCACCCTGTGTGTTGTAACCCAAACGTTCCAGAACAGCCGTGGTCACGGCCAACGCATCGTTGTCATTGTCCGCAACGAGAATATGAGGTTTGGAAGCCATAACAGCTTTTCCGTTTTTTCTGCTGGGGAATCTGGCAGTCTTCCCTTTTTAGGATAAAGAATAAGAGTGGAACGTAAGAAGATTGGGGATCAATAAAACTTGCAGCTGCATTGTAGCATAATAATCGTAAAACAGCAACCCTTCCTGGGTAGTGTCCTAATTTGGGAAGAAGGTGCTATTTTGAGTACCACGTAAACTTTATTACAGCGGCGAGTAAGAGCAGAAATATAGCAAAGAGTATAACAACAATTTGATCTAATCTATGCGCCTTAACATCATCATTTTTCCATGACTTTCTGAAAAAATCTTCTACCGCATACAGAGCAACAGCGATTGCGGCAATGGTGAGTACGATTACCACCATTAATTCCTCCTCGGATTTCCTCTATTCTCTGGAATCCTGCACGATAGAAGCCCTTACCGCTTTAGAGTACTGAACGTTACCGTTTTCTCAAGCGACTTTCTGCACAAATATTTGAAAAAGTCATGAATTCCTCCCAAACAGACTGATAATCACTTTACGATGGGTTGTTTCAATCTTACGTTGATATAGGACTTTTATCGGAGATCGCGAAGAATTAAGAGGAGCAAGGATGAAAACAAGAGTGGGTTTATGGATTGACCATAGAAAGGCTGTTGTAGTGAACGTTACCGAAAAGGGGGAAGAGGTGGGACTGATACTATCGAAGGTTGAAAAACAGCTTCGCCGTTCCGGTGACTCACCCCTTAAGGGTCCCTATGAACCGCACCAGGTGCCCGAACAGGACAGCCGCCAACGAGCGTTCAAAGGACATCTCACTATTTACTACGACGCCGTGATTGCTTCCATTCGAGATGCCGAGTCTATTTTGATATTTGGTCCCGGTGAGGCTAAGAGTGAATTGAAACAGCGCCTCGAAAAACACAAACTCGGTGAACGCATCGTAGGCGTTGAAACGGTTAACCGGATGACGCGCAATCAGATTATGGCGAAAGTTAGAGAACGTTTTCTGGAGCGGCATCCGGCGACAGACCCCGATCCGGTGGCTCAACGAAGTAAAAGCGTGAGTGCGGGCAAGCCGCTCACTCCTGAGAATCAACAGCGCCTTGCCGGCAAGGTCTAACGTCTCGTCAATTCAGATATGTTTAGGGTTAATTTCTTAAAGATCGAATTTTTCTGAGGTACAAAATGGCACTGATCGACAATACAAGCATTAACACACTCATGCTGCCCTTCCTTAAGGCGTTTCGTAGCGAGAAATGGAAGACACAGAAACGGGTATTTGGTAGAGCTTGAAAGGTTCTTCGACAAAAGTGATTATGGAAGCCGATGAGCGTTAAAGAAAATCGAGGACCAGCGAATGGATCGGAAGTGATTGGCAGCAAAATCCGTAAATCCATCCTTACGATCAAGACAAAAACGGAGGCTAAGAATGATACCTGTTTATTTATTTGTAGTGGTTGTCGTTATCTTTTTTCTCAGCAGTGCAATAAAGGTTTTAAAGGAATACGAAAGAGGCGTTATATTCAGGCTCGGGAGAGTTCTCGGAACGCCCAAGGGGCCGGGGCTCATTCTCCTTATCCCTGTCATCGACAGGATGGTCAAAGTGAGTCTCCGGACCGTGGTGCTTGATATCCCTCCGCAGGATGTCATCACAAAAGACAATGTGACGATTAAGGTAAATGCCGTGGTGTTTTTCAGGGTAATCGATGCCTTAAAGGCCATCATCGATGTGGAGAATTACCTTTACGCAACAAGCCAGCTCTCCCAGACGACGCTCCGAAGCGTACTCGGTCAAGCAGAACTTGACGATCTCCTCTCTCACCGGGAACAGATCAACGAGAGGCTACAGGAGATACTCGACACCCACACTGAATCATGGGGTATGAAGGTATCGAACGTGGAGGTTAAGAACGTTGATCTTCCCCAGGAGATGCAGCGGGCCATTTCAAGGCAGGCAGAGGCCGAGCGGGAAAGAAGAGCGAAGGTTATCGGCGCCGAAGGCGAATATCAGGCTTCCACAAAGCTTTCCGAAGCTTCGGATATACTCTCCAAAAACCCCATGGCGCTTCAGCTCCGTTATTTGCAGACGCTGATTGAAATATCGACAGAGAAGAATTCCACCATTGTATTCCCTCTTCCGATTGACCTTATTAAGTTCTTCATGGAAAAGATAAAACAATGAGAGAACTGGTTGCCATTACCCTTCTGTATCAAGCACAAACCGTGACATGCGGTCTGGTGACCAGGGGTTGATACCTATGCGTAAATCCCAGTATCCGAAAGAAGCTTGGTGCTGGAGGAAGCCGCGATGCCGACATGTGTAAAGTGCGGTTCCAAGGCCGCGTACTGGGCGATCATCGATAAGGAAAACGACCTAAAAGAGTACTGTGACAAGTGCTTTAATAAGTACGACCTGGCCAAGTACAAAAAGGAAATGGATGAGTACCAGGCGAGAAAGAAAGAGGATAAGATACGACACTGAACGCCTTGCTTGTTATTATCCTGGCCTGCTTCACACCCAACGGAGTGGTGGAGTCGCTTTCTTCCGTGCGCGTCGATGTTTGCCCAGTTCCTAAGGGTATCGGAGAAGCTGCCGCAGAATTGCCGATGCTGTCGCGACTATAGTAAAGAACCTGCAGGGAATAAAAGATGTACAGATAACTTGCGGTCGGTTTTGCTGTCGTTGGGAGATATCGACAGCAATTAAGGCGGGGGAGCTATTGAGGTGTTGACTTTCAGGGCTTTGTGAGTGGTTGATTGCTATGCGGTCGCGGGGGGGAGTGTCTTGCACCGGACCTCTACCGAGTGGTCAACATGATCGTCAATGAGCGAAATCGTTCCGTCTTCCTGCGCCACGCCATCGACAATAATGCTCGCGCTGTCCCCCCCTGCCGGTCGCCGCGTGACCTTTATATGATAAACCGTTTGCCGGTAACGGTAGTCAACCGTAAAACCCTCCCAATCAGCCGGGAGACAGGGTTCCACATGCAGTTTATCCACTTCGAGTCTCAGTCCGAGAAGAGATTCCACAATAAGCCGGTACATCCATGCGGCCGATCCAGTGTACCACGTCCAGCCGCCACGGCCTATGTGGGGCGCGGTGGCATAGACGTCGGCCGCAACTACGTAAGGCTCCACCTTGTACGTCCCGATCTCATCCACTGACCTCCCATGATGAACGGGGTTCATTATGGTCAAGAGCTCCCACGCTCTTTTGCCGTCACCCAATGAAGCGAAGGCCATGGCTGCCCAAATAGCAGCATGTGTGTACTGACCGCCATTTTCCCGGATCCCTGGAAGGTATCCCTTGATGTAGCCCGGATCCAGATCGGACTTGTCAAAAGGTGGGTTCAGAAGCTGGACGAGTGTGTGGTCCCGGTCGACCAGGTATTTATCTACAGCGTCCATGGCCATGTGCGAGCGCTTCACATCGGCAGCCCCGGAGAGAACAGACCAGCTCTGCGCAATGGAATCGATGCGGCATTCGGGATTGTGCGACGAGCCGAGCGGCGTGCCGTCATCGAAGTATGCGCGTAGATACCACTCCCCGTCCCAACCATGTTTCCCAATATTACGTTTCAATTTTTCGGCTTCTCTCTCACAGCGCTGCGCGAAAGGCACATCGTCACGCAGATGTGCTACCCCAACAAACCGCGTGAGGACCTCATAGAGGAAGAATGCCAGCCATACACTCTCACCTTTACCGTCTTTACCTACCATGTTCATGCCGTCGTTCCAGTCACCGGAACCTATAAGGGGCAGCCCGTGCTCACCGAATCTGAGACCTCTCAGGATAGCCCGTACGCAGTGATCGTAAAGGGGGGCCGTCTCTTCGGACCGGCTCGGCAGATCATAGTAGGAGTCCTCTTCAGCGTTCACAAGACGGCCCTTAATGAAACGGACGGGTTCATCCAATATCCCCGTATCCCCAGTATTGAAAACGTAACGACAGGTAGCCAACGGGAGCCAGAGGAAATCGTCGGAGCAGTGTGTGCGCACGCCCCTGCCTGACGGAGGATGCCACCAGTGCTGGACATCTCCTTCCGGAAACTGACGACCAGCACAGAGGAGTAAGTGTTGCCGCATGAGTTGTGGCTCGGCGTGAACAAGAGCCATCGCGTCTTGCAACTGGTCACGAAAACCGAAGGCGCCTCCGGACTGATAGTAGCCACTGCGGCCCCAGAAGCGGCACGCGAGGGTCTGATATATGAGCCAACCATTGGCGAGAAAGTTGATTGAGGGATCTGGGGTCTCCACGCGCACCGCACCGAGGGTGCGGTTCCAGTACCGCCACACCGCCTCAAGCTCCTCCCGTGCCGCCACAGACCCCCTGAAGCGCATGACGATATTAGCCGCGTCATCGACGTCCCGACCGGCGCCAAGCATGAAGACAAATTCACGCTCTTCCCCCTGGGCAAGCTCGAATGCAACCTGGATAGCACCGCAGGGATCCAAAGCTGCCCCCACTCTACCCGAGAGTCGAGACCGGTCCATAGCGGCGGGATGGGCCGAAGTACCGTTACGTCCAAGGAATTCTACGCGGTCACCGCTTATAGTCCTCGACGAATCGTCAACATCGAAAAAACTGATCCTGTTCGTGAACTCACTATTGTAAGGGTTACGTGCGAAAAGAGCACCGCTCTGAGGGTCGACCTCGGTAATGACATGCATGACCGACTTGGGCCGCACGTCACCCAAGACCCATTCCACATACCCTGTAGCGGAGAGTCGCCTAGCACGACCCGATTGGTTAAACACTTTGAGCACGGTGAACTTGACAGGCGCGTCAAGAGCCACATATATCCAAGCCTCTGTCCTGATGCCACGTTCGGTATGCTCGAAGACGCTGTAGCCGAACCCGTGCCTGGTGACGTAAGGGGTAGCTCCACGGCTGGGGAGCGGCATGGGGGACCAGAAATGACCCCGCTCTTCATCGCGAACGTAGAAGGCTTCTCCGCATACATCGGTCACCGGATCGTTGTACCACGGGGTCAGGCGGAACTCGTGGGCATTCTCGCTCCACGTGTAACCGGCATTGCTCTCGGAGACAACGGTCCCGAAGCTACCATTGGCCAGCACATTTACCCACGGCGCCGGCGTGACCTGCCCGCGGGCTGTGGAAATAACATACTCTCTGCCATCACGCGTAAACCCTCCCAACCCGTTCCCGAACACCAGGTCCTCGCGGGGGAGGGCCGCTACGGCTGTTGACTCAGGGCGATGCGTGCGGGTAGGCATAAGCGACGGAATTGTTGTCTCGTTAAGAGCACGGCGGTTGATCTGTTCCGTCAGTGTTCCCCTGAGGTCAGTGAGAATGACCCTGGCCACCGCCTGCAGTAGGACACGGTCTTCATTTGAAATCTGATCCCCGGGTCTCACAAATATGCCGCCGGGCCGGTCCGTCACGTTGGTCTCTCCGCCGGCGCTGATAAGCGCCATGATCTGGTCCTGCAGGACCTGCCGATAACCCGCGTGATCTTCGTTCCAGATGACCAGGTCTACCGGCAATCCCTTTAGCCGCCAGTACGCATGCGCCTGTACGAGTTGACGGACCAGATCCAGGTTGGCCGGGTCCTGAATTCGCAACAACACGATCGGGAGATCCCCCGATATGGAATAGCCCCAGAGACCCGATTGCCCCCGGAGGTTCTTGAGCAAGGTTGCCGTGTCAATCCGTAAGGAAGAGTTGGCATAGATAATAGAACTGGCAAGGCGTGCGTAGAGTTGCGCATCACTTTCGCTCGCATTGATCTGCCGCAGAAAGACTTGACTATGCGTCCACGCCATATCAAAGACTCGGTCCGCGAGGTGCTTATCGTGGTATTTCTCGACAAGGCCCATGCAAAGGTTCCGTGTATCCGCAACACCTGTGACAATATCAATGACGGTG belongs to Syntrophorhabdaceae bacterium and includes:
- a CDS encoding cold-shock protein — translated: MAEGTVKWFNDSKGFGFITKDDGTDVFVHHTSVQGSGFKSLTEGDAVSFDLVNGPKGPAAANVSKG
- a CDS encoding response regulator yields the protein MASKPHILVADNDNDALAVTTAVLERLGYNTQGEAKSFAALKTFSDDPGKFDLIIIEPVMPDLSGIDLAVRVRPIRRGCPAMFYSGYTDRSLEETIKTAGLPQALPKPLGSPEMGEAVREALPNGHANE
- a CDS encoding slipin family protein, which translates into the protein MIPVYLFVVVVVIFFLSSAIKVLKEYERGVIFRLGRVLGTPKGPGLILLIPVIDRMVKVSLRTVVLDIPPQDVITKDNVTIKVNAVVFFRVIDALKAIIDVENYLYATSQLSQTTLRSVLGQAELDDLLSHREQINERLQEILDTHTESWGMKVSNVEVKNVDLPQEMQRAISRQAEAERERRAKVIGAEGEYQASTKLSEASDILSKNPMALQLRYLQTLIEISTEKNSTIVFPLPIDLIKFFMEKIKQ